A window of Macrotis lagotis isolate mMagLag1 chromosome X, bilby.v1.9.chrom.fasta, whole genome shotgun sequence contains these coding sequences:
- the TMEM74 gene encoding transmembrane protein 74: MELHHLAQKRGLADQCNNLDWNLEAPLCDHQQVRGDVKLTDAATRAAFCCQKHCKSTQRVLEDNETSLPPTFDFLPQKDSIVQTDGHPSGSLKSEKESITAEEKVCHCYAQEFETSFAYVDENVNLEHCTGSLSPSKDDNLQRDPGWENPNEWSHEAALSLISEEDDTGSEATASGKSIDYGFISAILFLVTGILLVIISYLVPREVTVDPNTIAAREMERLENESARIGAHLDRCVIAGLCLLTLGGVVLSCLLMMSMWKGELYRRNRFASSKESAKLYGSFNFRMKAGTNDNMLELSLVEEDVLTVDS, translated from the coding sequence ATGGAGCTCCACCACCTTGCTCAGAAGAGAGGGCTGGCTGACCAGTGCAACAATCTTGACTGGAATTTGGAGGCTCCTCTCTGTGACCACCAGCAGGTTAGAGGAGATGTAAAGTTGACTGATGCAGCCACCAGAGCAGCCTTCTGCTGCCAGAAGCACTGCAAATCAACACAGAGGGTTTTAGAGGACAATGAGACCAGCCTTCCTCCCACATTTGACTTCCTCCCTCAGAAAGATAGCATTGTTCAAACAGATGGACACCCATCAGGATCTCTCAAGTCAGAAAAAGAGTCAATAACAGCTGAAGAGAAGGTTTGTCACTGCTATGCCCAGGAATTTGAAACCTCCTTTGCCTATGTAGATGAAAATGTCAACTTGGAACATTGTACTGGCAGTCTTTCTCCATCAAAGGATGACAATCTCCAAAGAGATCCTGGCTGGGAAAACCCAAATGAGTGGTCTCATGAGGCTGCCCTGTCCCTGATATCTGAAGAAGATGACACAGGTTCTGAAGCCACTGCTTCAGGGAAGTCAATAGACTATGGCTTCATTAGTGCCATCTTGTTCTTGGTCACTGGTATCTTGTTAGTGATCATCTCCTATTTGGTCCCCAGGGAAGTGACTGTGGATCCCAACACCATTGCAGCCCGGGAGATGGAACGTTTGGAGAATGAGAGTGCTAGGATTGGGGCTCACCTAGATCGCTGTGTGATAGCTGGCCTCTGCCTCCTTACTCTGGGTGGTGTGGTTCTGTCCTGTTTGTTGATGATGTCCATGTGGAAGGGGGAGCTATACAGGAGGAATAGGTTTGCCTCTTCCAAAGAGTCTGCAAAACTCTATGGTTCTTTCAATTTCAGGATGAAAGCTGGCACCAATGATAATATGCTAGAATTGTCCTTAGTAGAAGAAGATGTCCTTACTGTAGATAGTTAA